In one window of Streptomyces sp. NBC_01224 DNA:
- a CDS encoding MraY family glycosyltransferase, with product MRDYLLMLFITAAVTHLLTGPVRKFAISVGAMPEIRARDVHREPTPRLGGVAMFGGLVAGLLVASHLPHLEEIFTQSSTPRALLSGAALIWILGVLDDKWGVDSLVKLGGQVLAAGVMAFQGLTILWLPVPGTDGIYLSDWQGTLLTVGLIVVSINAVNFVDGLDGLAAGTVGIAATAFFLYAYRLWYGYGIEAAASTTLISAILAGMCLGFLVHNSHPARIFMGDSGSMLLGLLIAGCAVSVTGEVDPSLLSQSVDGRSGSAAMVPVYIPLMLPLSVIALPVADLVLAVIRRTWNGMSPFAADKGHLHHRLLQLGHSHRRAVLLMYFWSALFSFGIVAYSARGAKSWMLFGVAFVCAVGLILLLQPRYESGLTRRLLPRRPRGRVVATGGKRTEAGEERRVPTR from the coding sequence GTGCGGGACTACTTGCTCATGCTGTTCATCACGGCGGCCGTGACCCATCTCCTGACCGGCCCCGTACGGAAGTTCGCGATCTCCGTCGGCGCGATGCCCGAGATCCGGGCGCGGGACGTCCATCGTGAGCCCACTCCGCGCCTCGGCGGCGTGGCCATGTTCGGCGGGCTGGTGGCCGGACTGCTGGTCGCCTCCCACCTGCCGCACCTGGAGGAGATCTTCACCCAGAGCTCGACGCCGCGGGCGCTGCTGTCCGGCGCCGCGCTCATCTGGATCCTGGGTGTCCTGGACGACAAATGGGGGGTCGACTCGCTGGTCAAGCTCGGCGGCCAGGTGCTCGCCGCCGGGGTGATGGCGTTCCAGGGACTGACGATTCTCTGGCTTCCGGTGCCGGGCACCGACGGGATCTACCTCTCCGACTGGCAGGGCACGCTGCTGACCGTGGGGCTGATCGTCGTCTCGATCAACGCGGTCAACTTCGTCGACGGGCTCGACGGGCTGGCCGCCGGCACGGTGGGCATCGCGGCGACGGCGTTCTTCCTGTACGCGTACCGGCTCTGGTACGGCTACGGGATCGAGGCCGCCGCGTCCACCACGCTGATCTCCGCGATCCTGGCGGGCATGTGCCTCGGCTTCCTGGTCCACAACTCGCATCCGGCCCGGATCTTCATGGGTGACTCGGGCTCGATGCTGCTCGGCCTGCTCATCGCCGGATGCGCGGTCTCCGTGACGGGTGAGGTCGACCCGAGCCTTCTCAGCCAGTCGGTGGACGGCAGGTCCGGGTCGGCCGCGATGGTGCCGGTCTACATTCCGCTGATGCTGCCGCTGTCCGTCATCGCACTGCCCGTCGCGGACCTCGTGCTCGCCGTCATAAGGCGTACGTGGAACGGAATGTCCCCTTTCGCCGCCGACAAGGGCCACCTCCACCACCGCCTGCTCCAGCTCGGCCACTCGCACCGCCGGGCCGTGCTGCTCATGTACTTCTGGTCGGCGCTGTTCTCGTTCGGGATCGTGGCCTACTCGGCGCGGGGCGCCAAGTCCTGGATGCTCTTCGGGGTCGCGTTCGTCTGCGCGGTGGGCCTGATCCTGCTGCTCCAGCCCCGCTACGAATCCGGCCTCACCCGCCGACTGCTGCCGCGCAGGCCCCGGGGCCGCGTGGTCGCCACGGGCGGGAAGCGCACCGAGGCCGGCGAGGAACGCCGGGTGCCGACCAGGTGA
- a CDS encoding alpha/beta hydrolase produces MATASGLTWQRLRDLELSELTDAADGWRAASAFADAARERVDGDMSGKLTKTQDSESARAAVKRLKRLSENYHYVRTETGLVRGALDGLASELGTPQRRLRDALGDAASLGYAVNDNGSIDYPAGGKNEMTGDTIPGGSVMGNNGLIGAGNPGLYRDANGMLDPALGPGGPVLKSPNPHRAKAQDVADRLAHALREAREIDERYSSALNKLKAAPGLTVDTKTWADVASDADAVSQAAHNYLEKRLPLDKSPAERKEWWDHLGKEQREEYISAFPELIGNLDGIPAPARDEANRENLQLLIGQLDVKHDDASRDMLGGLKKIQERLEKGGKLPMYLLGIGDEGNGRAIIAYGNPDTADNVSAYVPGLGTKLDAEFADGTVNRALQTARGAQSADPSSRTSSIVWLGYDAPQTTPSDLASGKSVMFTNEAKAGAPDYNAFMEGISATHEGGDPHVTAIGHSYGSLTVGLAAQENGGIPGADDIILVGSPGTGAGNAQDLNVGKGHVFVGAADNDIVTKLPNHDEASGMASGAVGGGSAGFVLGAGMAGPPGAVIGGGAGAIVGGIGGYMAQDAQTDPSERWFGTDPASKDFGATRFMVDDGATIVEDRGEMSAHSNYFNPVKDQASADNIANIVVGNSDRITLETPR; encoded by the coding sequence ATGGCCACAGCATCCGGGCTGACATGGCAGCGGCTCCGCGACCTCGAACTGTCAGAACTGACCGATGCCGCCGACGGCTGGCGCGCCGCTTCCGCGTTCGCCGATGCTGCTCGCGAACGCGTCGACGGCGACATGAGCGGCAAGCTCACCAAGACCCAGGACAGCGAGTCCGCCCGAGCAGCCGTCAAGCGGTTGAAGCGACTGAGCGAGAACTACCACTACGTCCGCACCGAGACCGGCCTCGTCCGAGGCGCCCTCGACGGGCTCGCCAGTGAACTCGGCACCCCACAGCGTCGGCTGCGCGATGCCCTCGGCGACGCCGCTTCTCTCGGATACGCCGTCAACGACAACGGCAGCATCGACTACCCGGCCGGTGGTAAGAACGAGATGACGGGCGACACGATCCCCGGCGGCTCCGTCATGGGCAACAACGGCCTCATCGGCGCCGGGAACCCGGGGCTGTACCGCGATGCCAACGGCATGTTGGACCCCGCTCTGGGCCCGGGTGGCCCCGTGCTGAAGAGTCCCAATCCGCACCGTGCCAAGGCCCAGGACGTCGCCGACCGCCTCGCCCATGCCTTGCGGGAAGCACGCGAGATCGATGAGCGGTACAGCTCGGCACTCAACAAGCTCAAGGCAGCCCCGGGCCTCACGGTCGACACCAAGACGTGGGCGGACGTGGCCTCGGACGCCGATGCGGTGAGCCAAGCCGCCCACAACTACTTGGAGAAGCGCCTTCCGCTCGACAAGTCGCCCGCGGAACGCAAGGAGTGGTGGGACCACCTCGGCAAGGAGCAGCGTGAAGAGTACATCTCCGCGTTTCCGGAGCTGATCGGGAACTTGGACGGGATTCCGGCGCCGGCACGCGATGAGGCAAACCGCGAAAATCTTCAGCTGCTCATCGGGCAACTCGACGTGAAGCACGATGACGCTTCCCGAGACATGCTGGGTGGTCTGAAGAAGATCCAGGAGAGGCTGGAGAAAGGCGGCAAGTTGCCGATGTACCTGCTGGGCATCGGCGACGAGGGAAACGGCCGCGCGATCATCGCGTATGGCAACCCCGACACCGCCGACAACGTCTCGGCATATGTCCCGGGACTCGGAACCAAGTTGGATGCGGAGTTCGCCGACGGAACGGTCAACCGAGCGCTGCAGACAGCCCGCGGTGCGCAAAGCGCCGACCCGTCCAGCAGAACCTCGTCGATCGTGTGGCTCGGATACGACGCGCCGCAGACGACACCGAGTGATCTGGCCAGCGGTAAAAGCGTGATGTTCACGAACGAGGCCAAGGCGGGAGCCCCTGACTACAACGCGTTCATGGAGGGGATCTCCGCAACGCACGAGGGCGGCGACCCGCACGTCACCGCCATTGGACACTCCTACGGCTCCCTCACGGTCGGGCTCGCAGCTCAGGAGAACGGCGGCATCCCCGGCGCCGATGACATCATCCTGGTCGGAAGTCCCGGCACCGGCGCGGGCAACGCCCAGGACCTCAACGTCGGTAAGGGCCACGTGTTCGTGGGCGCAGCCGACAACGACATCGTCACCAAACTCCCGAACCATGATGAAGCATCTGGCATGGCCTCCGGCGCGGTCGGCGGAGGGTCGGCCGGATTTGTTCTGGGAGCCGGCATGGCCGGCCCGCCGGGAGCGGTTATCGGTGGCGGTGCCGGGGCCATCGTTGGAGGCATCGGCGGCTACATGGCCCAAGACGCACAGACCGACCCAAGTGAGCGTTGGTTCGGTACCGACCCGGCAAGTAAGGATTTCGGAGCCACACGGTTCATGGTGGACGACGGGGCAACCATCGTGGAAGACCGCGGAGAGATGTCGGCGCATTCGAATTACTTCAACCCGGTGAAAGACCAGGCATCGGCTGACAATATTGCCAATATTGTGGTTGGTAATTCCGACAGGATCACCTTGGAGACGCCTCGATGA
- a CDS encoding amino acid ABC transporter permease — translation MAWDEWEQLKAQAVERHTTHTQINSVRGEGGYAEPSGSGGGTGTLKHKGGPWTQAAGTADGLQTSTISAKVDLRRAHDGTVGGLAGLSSLGALKSVLTSWDERLGRVREECSSLEPKLRQVAVELAEVDAEVGARAKAVAVPGTRRGE, via the coding sequence ATGGCGTGGGACGAGTGGGAACAGCTCAAGGCGCAGGCCGTCGAGCGGCACACCACCCATACGCAGATCAACAGCGTTCGGGGGGAAGGTGGTTACGCCGAGCCGTCCGGCAGCGGGGGCGGTACCGGCACGCTCAAGCACAAGGGCGGCCCGTGGACGCAGGCGGCCGGCACGGCGGATGGTCTCCAGACCAGCACGATCAGCGCAAAGGTTGACCTGCGCAGAGCTCACGACGGCACTGTCGGCGGTCTGGCCGGGCTGTCCAGCCTGGGAGCACTCAAGTCTGTGCTCACCTCCTGGGACGAACGCCTCGGTCGTGTCCGTGAGGAGTGCAGTTCTCTGGAGCCGAAGCTGCGGCAGGTGGCCGTGGAGCTCGCCGAAGTGGATGCCGAGGTGGGGGCCAGGGCGAAGGCGGTCGCGGTGCCGGGCACGAGGAGGGGCGAGTAG